A stretch of Dyella sp. BiH032 DNA encodes these proteins:
- a CDS encoding deoxyribodipyrimidine photo-lyase, with product MTAIVWFRRDLRLADNPALSAACAAHERVLPVYIHAPDEDGEWAPGAASRWWLHGSLEALSGALVGHGGSLHLRAGDSLETLLALCKASGATAVYWNRCYEPSAIARDKRIKAALREQGIDAKSFNAALWVEPWQVATKQDGPYRVFTPFWRSVRAQLAPDAPLPAPQAMRFATVSGGLQLEALGLLPRIRWDGGLRESWTPGEQGALDALELFADDALNGYARLRDLPARHGTSRLSPHLHFGEISPRQIHHILQRDTQRLDAKRRLDLEPFLRELGWREFAHHLLFHFPQTPTENFSPGFASFRWAEPDEALLERWRQGRTGIPLVDAGMRELWHTGWMHNRVRMVVASFLTKNLRQHWREGARWFWDTLVDADLANNTLGWQWVAGCGADAAPYFRVFNPVSQAQKFDPEGDYLRHWLPELKDAPLPLLHEPWKDAALLARSGYPAPMIDLAASRHDALAAYQAMRGRG from the coding sequence ATGACCGCCATCGTCTGGTTCCGCCGCGATCTCCGCCTGGCTGACAACCCGGCCCTCTCGGCTGCCTGCGCGGCGCATGAGCGCGTGTTGCCCGTCTACATCCATGCGCCGGACGAGGATGGCGAGTGGGCGCCCGGTGCGGCCAGCCGGTGGTGGCTGCATGGCTCGCTGGAGGCGCTGTCAGGGGCGCTGGTGGGTCATGGCGGGAGCCTGCACCTGCGCGCGGGTGACTCCCTGGAGACGCTGCTCGCACTGTGCAAGGCTTCGGGCGCCACCGCGGTGTATTGGAACCGCTGCTACGAGCCCAGCGCTATCGCGCGCGACAAGCGCATCAAGGCGGCGTTGCGGGAGCAGGGCATCGATGCGAAGAGCTTCAACGCTGCCTTGTGGGTGGAGCCGTGGCAGGTGGCGACGAAGCAGGACGGTCCGTACCGCGTGTTCACGCCGTTCTGGCGGAGCGTGCGGGCGCAGTTGGCGCCGGATGCGCCACTCCCCGCGCCGCAGGCGATGCGGTTCGCCACGGTGTCGGGCGGCCTCCAGCTCGAAGCATTGGGTCTGCTGCCGCGCATCCGCTGGGACGGCGGCCTGCGCGAATCGTGGACGCCGGGCGAGCAGGGGGCGCTGGATGCGCTGGAGCTCTTCGCGGACGACGCTTTGAACGGCTATGCGCGGCTGCGTGACTTGCCAGCACGACATGGCACTTCGCGGTTGTCGCCGCACCTGCATTTCGGCGAGATTTCCCCGCGTCAGATTCACCATATCCTGCAACGAGACACGCAGCGGCTCGATGCGAAACGTAGGCTCGATCTGGAGCCATTCCTGCGCGAGCTGGGTTGGCGCGAGTTCGCGCACCACTTGTTGTTCCATTTTCCGCAGACACCTACCGAGAACTTCAGCCCCGGCTTCGCCAGTTTCCGCTGGGCCGAGCCCGACGAGGCGCTGTTGGAACGCTGGCGCCAAGGCCGTACCGGCATTCCTCTGGTCGACGCCGGCATGCGCGAGTTATGGCATACCGGCTGGATGCACAACCGCGTGCGCATGGTCGTGGCGAGCTTCCTCACCAAGAATCTCCGCCAGCACTGGCGGGAGGGTGCACGCTGGTTCTGGGACACGCTGGTGGATGCGGACCTCGCCAACAACACGCTTGGTTGGCAATGGGTGGCCGGTTGCGGTGCGGATGCGGCGCCGTACTTCCGCGTGTTCAATCCGGTGTCGCAGGCGCAGAAGTTCGATCCGGAGGGTGACTATCTGCGGCATTGGCTGCCGGAACTGAAGGACGCACCGCTGCCGCTGCTGCACGAGCCATGGAAAGATGCCGCGCTGCTCGCGCGCAGCGGCTATCCGGCACCGATGATCGACTTGGCGGCTTCGCGCCATGACGCGCTCGCTGCCTACCAGGCCATGCGCGGGCGCGGCTGA
- the serS gene encoding serine--tRNA ligase — protein sequence MLDPALLRSRLADTAARLKEARGYDLDVAAVEALESERKRLATETQELQNLRNTRSKAIGQAKAKGEDVAALMAEVAGIGDKLKANEHALAEVQAKLAQIALGIPNLPHESVPLGKDETENVEQLRWGTPRAFDFEVKDHVDLGARHGWLDADAGAKLSGARFTVLRGQLAQLHRALAQYMLNLHTAEHGYLECSVPLIVNAETMQGTGQLPKFEEDLFSTQVGDSKRYLIPTAEVALTNLVADTIVEADALPMRLTAHSMCFRAEAGSYGRDTRGMIRQHQFEKVEMVQIASPEQSHAQLEEMVGHAEKVLQQLGLPYRKVLLCTGDMGFAAIKTYDLEVWLPSQNTYREISSCSNCGDFQARRMQARWRNPATGKPELLHTLNGSGLAVGRTLVAVMENYQNDDGSITVPEVLRPYMRGLEKIA from the coding sequence ATGCTGGACCCCGCACTGCTGCGTTCGCGCCTGGCCGATACGGCCGCGCGCCTTAAGGAAGCCCGCGGCTACGACCTCGACGTCGCTGCCGTGGAAGCGCTGGAAAGCGAGCGCAAGCGGCTGGCCACCGAGACGCAGGAGCTGCAGAACCTGCGCAATACGCGTTCCAAGGCGATCGGCCAGGCCAAGGCCAAGGGCGAGGACGTCGCGGCGCTGATGGCCGAGGTCGCCGGCATCGGCGACAAGCTGAAGGCCAACGAACATGCCCTGGCCGAGGTGCAGGCCAAGCTCGCACAGATCGCGCTGGGCATTCCCAATCTTCCGCACGAGTCCGTGCCGCTGGGCAAGGACGAGACCGAGAACGTCGAACAGCTGCGCTGGGGCACGCCGCGCGCGTTCGATTTCGAGGTGAAGGACCACGTCGACCTCGGCGCCCGCCACGGCTGGCTGGACGCGGACGCCGGCGCCAAGCTCTCGGGCGCGCGCTTCACCGTGCTGCGCGGTCAGCTGGCGCAGCTGCATCGCGCGCTGGCGCAATACATGCTCAACCTGCACACGGCTGAGCACGGCTACCTCGAATGCAGCGTGCCGCTGATCGTCAATGCCGAGACCATGCAGGGCACCGGCCAGTTGCCGAAGTTCGAGGAAGACCTGTTTTCGACCCAGGTCGGCGACAGCAAGCGCTACCTGATTCCGACCGCGGAAGTGGCGCTCACCAATCTCGTGGCCGACACCATCGTCGAGGCCGACGCGCTGCCGATGCGCCTCACCGCGCATTCGATGTGCTTCCGCGCCGAGGCCGGCAGCTACGGCCGCGATACGCGTGGCATGATCCGCCAGCATCAGTTCGAGAAGGTCGAGATGGTGCAGATCGCCTCGCCCGAGCAGTCGCACGCGCAGCTCGAGGAAATGGTCGGCCACGCCGAGAAGGTGCTGCAGCAGCTGGGTCTGCCGTACCGCAAGGTGCTGCTGTGCACCGGCGACATGGGCTTCGCCGCAATCAAGACCTACGACCTCGAAGTGTGGCTGCCGAGCCAGAACACGTACCGCGAGATTTCCTCCTGCTCCAACTGCGGCGACTTCCAGGCCCGCCGCATGCAGGCCCGCTGGCGCAACCCCGCCACCGGCAAGCCGGAACTCCTGCACACCTTGAACGGCTCCGGCCTGGCCGTGGGCCGCACGCTGGTGGCAGTGATGGAGAACTATCAGAACGACGATGGTTCGATCACGGTGCCGGAGGTGTTGCGGCCGTATATGCGTGGGTTGGAGAAGATCGCCTGA
- a CDS encoding DsbA family protein codes for MSVVWYFDFISPFAWLQWPHIKALAEERPVTLRPVLLAGVLDRVGQKGPAEIPAKREFIYRHVLWRARQAGYPLHFPPRHPFNPLAALRLCIAAGSGVPATEAIFDWIWGQGREGDTIEALAPVATGLGIAEPAAAVADPAVKAQLKANFEAAMAEGVFGVPTLSIDGRLFWGSDAHDFALACLRDPDLWEEAEMHRVAHLPVGASRL; via the coding sequence ATGTCCGTCGTCTGGTATTTCGATTTCATCTCTCCCTTCGCCTGGCTGCAGTGGCCGCACATCAAGGCGCTGGCGGAAGAACGGCCGGTGACGCTACGCCCGGTGCTGCTCGCCGGGGTCCTGGATCGCGTCGGGCAGAAGGGGCCGGCGGAGATTCCGGCCAAGCGCGAATTCATCTATCGCCACGTGCTGTGGCGCGCGCGGCAGGCCGGGTATCCGCTGCATTTCCCGCCGCGGCATCCGTTCAATCCGCTGGCCGCGCTGCGCCTGTGCATCGCCGCGGGCAGCGGCGTGCCGGCGACGGAAGCGATCTTCGACTGGATCTGGGGGCAGGGGCGCGAAGGCGACACGATCGAGGCGCTCGCCCCCGTGGCGACCGGCCTGGGTATCGCCGAACCGGCGGCCGCCGTGGCCGATCCCGCGGTGAAGGCGCAGCTCAAGGCCAACTTCGAAGCGGCCATGGCCGAAGGCGTATTCGGCGTCCCGACGCTGTCGATCGATGGAAGGCTTTTCTGGGGCAGCGACGCCCATGATTTCGCGCTGGCCTGCCTGCGCGATCCGGACCTGTGGGAAGAAGCGGAAATGCACCGCGTGGCCCACCTGCCGGTCGGCGCATCGCGTCTCTGA
- a CDS encoding replication-associated recombination protein A: protein MSARGSSDLFPESDDLKPLAERMRPRSLDEIVGQQRVLAPGKALRRALEAGRVHSMVLWGPPGCGKTTLALLVARYADADFRAISAVLSGLPEVRKALAEAEANFAQGRRTVLFVDEVHRFNKAQQDAFLPHIERGVIIFIGATTENPSFELNSALLSRCRVHVLEAVSADDIVSALKRALDDAERGLGGQGLSVSDESLHLIARAADGDVRRALTLLEIAAELAEDGRIDEATLEQVLADRTRRFDKGGEQFYDQISALHKSVRSSDPDAAVYWLCRMLDGGVDPLYLARRMTRMAVEDVGLAEPRAWRMALDAWDTYERLGSPEGELGLAQLAIWLAIAPKSNAAYTAYNQARAVVRETGTLDVPMHLRNAPTKLMKGLGYGKGYQYDHDAVGGIALDQQCLPEALEGTVFYEPVERGLELKLREKLLSLREARRQARAKSE, encoded by the coding sequence ATGTCCGCCCGCGGTTCCTCCGACCTCTTCCCCGAATCCGACGACCTCAAGCCGCTGGCCGAGCGCATGCGGCCGCGCAGCCTGGATGAGATCGTGGGCCAGCAGCGCGTGCTCGCGCCGGGCAAGGCCTTGCGCCGCGCGCTGGAAGCCGGCCGCGTGCATTCGATGGTGCTGTGGGGGCCGCCGGGCTGCGGCAAGACCACGCTGGCGTTGCTGGTGGCGCGCTACGCCGATGCCGATTTCCGCGCGATCTCCGCCGTGCTGTCCGGCTTGCCGGAGGTACGCAAGGCGTTGGCCGAGGCCGAGGCCAACTTCGCGCAGGGGCGGCGCACGGTGCTGTTCGTGGACGAGGTGCACCGTTTCAACAAGGCGCAGCAGGATGCGTTCCTGCCGCACATCGAGCGCGGCGTGATCATCTTCATCGGCGCCACCACCGAGAACCCCTCGTTCGAACTCAATTCCGCACTGTTGTCGCGCTGCCGCGTGCATGTGCTGGAGGCGGTATCGGCGGACGACATCGTCAGTGCGCTGAAGCGAGCGCTCGATGATGCGGAGCGTGGCCTGGGCGGGCAGGGGCTTTCGGTCAGCGACGAATCGCTGCACCTGATCGCGCGAGCCGCCGACGGCGACGTCCGGCGTGCGCTGACCTTGCTGGAAATCGCCGCCGAGCTGGCCGAGGACGGCCGCATCGACGAGGCGACGCTCGAGCAGGTGCTGGCCGATCGCACGCGCCGTTTCGACAAGGGCGGAGAGCAGTTCTACGACCAGATCTCGGCATTGCATAAGTCCGTGCGATCGTCCGATCCGGATGCGGCTGTGTACTGGCTGTGCCGCATGCTGGACGGCGGCGTGGACCCGCTGTACCTCGCGCGGCGCATGACCCGCATGGCGGTAGAAGACGTCGGCCTGGCCGAGCCGCGCGCATGGCGCATGGCGCTGGACGCGTGGGATACGTACGAACGGCTCGGCAGCCCCGAGGGCGAGCTGGGGCTGGCACAGCTCGCGATCTGGCTCGCCATCGCGCCGAAGAGCAATGCGGCCTACACGGCCTACAACCAGGCCCGCGCGGTGGTGCGCGAGACCGGCACCCTGGACGTGCCCATGCACCTGCGCAACGCGCCCACCAAATTGATGAAGGGTCTGGGCTACGGCAAGGGCTACCAGTACGACCACGACGCCGTCGGCGGCATTGCGCTGGACCAGCAATGCCTGCCGGAGGCGCTCGAAGGCACTGTGTTCTACGAGCCGGTGGAACGCGGCCTGGAATTGAAGCTGCGCGAGAAGCTGCTGAGCCTGCGCGAAGCGCGACGCCAGGCGCGAGCGAAGAGCGAGTAA
- a CDS encoding YoaK family protein yields the protein MLRQLPRWAWIGGGLLAFIAGMINAVGFMGFRHQAITHLTGTATLMGVAAAEGNRGELLHWALAIAAFLAGAVLSGFIVQQHTLKLGRRYGVALMVESALLFSAVPLIHAGNDIGLYLASIACGLQNAMASTYSGATFRTTHLSGIFTDLGIYLGQRLRGLEVDMLRIQVCVLVAGSFIAGSAVGALAFGTLAERTLLLPAVMTGAIGLVYAVYRHRHLTD from the coding sequence ATGCTGCGCCAGCTGCCGCGCTGGGCCTGGATCGGCGGAGGCCTGCTGGCCTTCATCGCCGGGATGATCAACGCGGTCGGCTTCATGGGATTCCGCCACCAGGCGATTACCCATCTCACCGGCACCGCCACCCTGATGGGCGTGGCCGCGGCCGAAGGCAACCGCGGCGAGCTGCTGCACTGGGCGCTGGCCATCGCGGCGTTCCTGGCCGGCGCGGTGCTCAGCGGCTTCATCGTGCAGCAGCATACGTTGAAGCTCGGGCGGCGCTACGGCGTGGCACTGATGGTGGAATCGGCCCTGCTGTTTTCGGCGGTGCCCTTGATCCACGCCGGCAACGACATCGGCCTGTACCTGGCCTCGATCGCCTGCGGCCTGCAGAACGCCATGGCCAGCACCTACAGCGGCGCCACGTTCCGCACCACGCATCTCTCGGGCATCTTCACCGACCTGGGCATCTATCTCGGCCAACGCCTGCGCGGGCTGGAGGTGGACATGCTGCGCATCCAGGTGTGCGTGCTGGTGGCCGGCAGTTTTATCGCAGGTAGCGCGGTGGGCGCGCTGGCATTCGGCACGCTGGCCGAGCGTACCTTGCTGTTGCCGGCAGTGATGACCGGGGCGATCGGGCTGGTCTATGCCGTGTATCGACATCGCCATCTGACGGATTGA
- the lolA gene encoding outer membrane lipoprotein chaperone LolA: protein MNRFLAFCAALALTVGGAVHAAAGPARARLDAFANGLHSLTGNFTQTLTDANGGKGKTSSGTLALEAPRQFRWETLTPYKQTIVADGSRVWLYDPDLEQVTVRVQSTEEAHSPLTVLTDLKQMDRDFKVAEQGEHDGLAWLRLTSAAKDPQFDYADLGFDASGLARMTFRDQLGAVTEIRFSGWQRNPPIPPATFNFVPPKGADVIGDAPVIQTQPLKD from the coding sequence ATGAACCGCTTCCTCGCTTTCTGTGCCGCCCTGGCCCTCACGGTCGGCGGCGCCGTCCACGCCGCGGCCGGCCCGGCCCGCGCGCGGCTGGACGCCTTCGCCAACGGCCTGCATTCGCTGACCGGCAACTTCACGCAGACGCTGACAGACGCCAACGGCGGCAAGGGCAAGACCAGTTCCGGCACGCTGGCGCTGGAAGCCCCGCGCCAGTTCCGCTGGGAGACATTGACGCCGTACAAGCAGACCATCGTCGCTGACGGCAGCCGCGTGTGGCTGTACGACCCGGACCTGGAGCAGGTGACGGTGCGCGTGCAGAGCACCGAAGAAGCGCACAGTCCGCTCACCGTGCTCACCGATCTCAAGCAGATGGACCGCGACTTCAAGGTGGCGGAGCAGGGCGAGCACGACGGCCTGGCCTGGCTGCGCCTCACCTCGGCCGCCAAGGACCCGCAGTTCGACTACGCCGACCTCGGCTTCGACGCCAGCGGCCTGGCGCGCATGACCTTCCGCGACCAGCTCGGCGCCGTGACCGAGATTCGTTTTTCCGGCTGGCAGCGCAATCCGCCGATTCCGCCGGCGACGTTCAATTTCGTGCCGCCGAAGGGCGCCGACGTGATCGGCGACGCTCCGGTGATCCAGACCCAACCGCTGAAGGACTGA
- a CDS encoding DNA translocase FtsK 4TM domain-containing protein: MKRRLREAGALLLLPLALYLLVCLFSYNDQDPSWGHASTVEHARNFGGEVGANIANLLRYIFGLVAYCFPLLLLGLGVQVLRNRGVRTVQPWEPSLRLIGSVFFFITAPALLYLKFPAEPVLPQGVGGIIGMWVGRGLLHAFGDTGAPLLLLAIFLIAVTLATGLSWFKLMDLTGQGILKIAGWFGGKLKEAPEVLAARQARAEREVVKKVEAVKQAKREPVRIEAPPPPAPKSERAKVETQIPLFTGASSAGELPPLSLLDEAPPQGPGYSEETLEVLSRQVELKLKDFRIEAKVVGVYPGPVITRFELEPAAGVRGSQVSSLDKDIARGLSVVSVRVVDVIPGKNVIGLEIPNAKKQIVYLSEILRSERYDQTKSPLALALGKDIAGRPVVADLAKMPHLLVAGTTGSGKSVAVNAMVLSLLYKASAKDVRMIMIDPKMLELSVYEGIPHLLAPVVTDMKEAANALRWCVAEMERRYKLMAAVGVRNLAGFNKKVKDAENAGQPLLDPLFRPNPEMPNLAAEPLEPLPYIVVIIDEFADMMMIVGKKVEELIARLAQKARAAGVHLVLATQRPSVDVITGLIKANIPTRIAFQVSSKIDSRTILDQSGAETLLGHGDMLHLPPGTATPERVHGAFVDDHEVHNVVAWLKSQGAPQYIEGVLEEVQATADGKFINDSGLPQDGEEGGDADTQLYDKAVRIVTETRRASISGVQRHLRIGYNRAARLIEQMEQDGVVSAPQHNGNREVLAPPPPK; the protein is encoded by the coding sequence CTGAAGCGCCGGCTGCGCGAGGCGGGGGCGCTGCTGTTGCTGCCGCTGGCGCTGTACCTGCTGGTCTGCCTGTTCAGCTACAACGACCAGGACCCGAGCTGGGGCCATGCCAGCACGGTGGAGCATGCGCGCAACTTCGGCGGCGAGGTGGGCGCCAATATCGCCAACCTGCTGCGCTACATCTTCGGCCTCGTCGCGTACTGCTTCCCGCTGCTGCTGCTGGGGCTGGGCGTGCAGGTGCTGCGCAACCGCGGCGTGCGCACGGTGCAGCCGTGGGAACCATCGCTGCGGCTGATCGGCTCGGTGTTCTTCTTCATCACCGCGCCGGCGCTGCTGTACCTGAAGTTCCCCGCGGAACCGGTGCTGCCCCAGGGCGTGGGCGGCATCATCGGCATGTGGGTGGGCCGCGGCCTGTTGCATGCCTTCGGCGATACCGGTGCGCCGCTGCTGCTGCTGGCCATCTTCCTGATCGCGGTGACGCTGGCCACCGGGCTGTCCTGGTTCAAGCTGATGGATCTGACCGGGCAGGGCATTCTGAAGATCGCCGGCTGGTTCGGCGGCAAGCTGAAAGAGGCGCCCGAAGTGCTGGCGGCGCGCCAGGCCCGCGCCGAGCGCGAAGTGGTCAAGAAGGTCGAGGCGGTCAAGCAGGCCAAGCGCGAGCCGGTGCGTATCGAGGCACCGCCGCCGCCGGCGCCCAAGAGCGAGCGCGCCAAGGTGGAGACGCAGATCCCGCTGTTCACCGGGGCATCGTCCGCGGGCGAGCTGCCGCCGCTGTCGCTGCTGGACGAAGCGCCGCCGCAGGGGCCGGGCTATTCCGAGGAAACCCTCGAAGTGCTGTCGCGCCAGGTCGAGCTGAAGCTCAAGGATTTCCGCATCGAGGCCAAGGTGGTGGGCGTGTATCCGGGCCCGGTGATCACCCGCTTCGAGCTGGAGCCCGCCGCGGGCGTGCGCGGTTCGCAGGTGTCGAGCCTGGACAAGGACATCGCGCGCGGCCTGTCGGTGGTGAGCGTGCGCGTGGTGGACGTGATCCCGGGCAAGAACGTGATCGGCCTGGAGATCCCCAACGCCAAGAAGCAGATCGTGTACCTCTCGGAGATTCTCCGCTCGGAGCGGTACGACCAGACCAAGTCGCCGCTGGCGCTGGCGCTGGGCAAGGACATCGCCGGGCGCCCGGTGGTGGCAGACCTGGCGAAGATGCCGCACCTGCTGGTGGCCGGCACCACCGGTTCGGGCAAGTCGGTGGCGGTGAACGCCATGGTGCTGAGCCTGCTGTACAAGGCCAGCGCCAAGGACGTGCGCATGATCATGATCGACCCGAAGATGCTGGAGCTCTCGGTCTACGAGGGCATCCCGCATCTGCTCGCGCCGGTCGTCACCGACATGAAGGAAGCCGCCAACGCGCTGCGCTGGTGCGTGGCCGAGATGGAGCGCCGCTACAAGCTGATGGCCGCGGTGGGCGTGCGCAACCTGGCGGGCTTCAACAAGAAGGTGAAGGACGCGGAGAACGCCGGCCAGCCGCTGCTGGATCCGCTGTTCCGCCCGAATCCGGAGATGCCGAACCTGGCCGCGGAGCCGCTGGAGCCGTTGCCGTACATCGTGGTCATCATCGACGAATTCGCCGACATGATGATGATCGTCGGCAAGAAGGTCGAAGAGCTGATCGCCCGCCTGGCGCAGAAGGCGCGCGCGGCCGGCGTGCACCTGGTGCTGGCGACGCAGCGCCCCTCGGTGGACGTGATCACCGGCCTGATCAAGGCCAATATCCCGACGCGCATCGCGTTCCAGGTGTCGTCCAAGATCGACTCGCGCACGATTCTCGACCAGTCCGGCGCGGAAACGCTGCTGGGCCACGGCGACATGCTCCATCTGCCGCCCGGCACCGCCACGCCCGAGCGCGTGCACGGCGCCTTCGTGGACGACCATGAGGTACACAACGTGGTGGCCTGGCTGAAGTCGCAGGGTGCGCCGCAGTACATCGAAGGCGTGCTCGAAGAGGTGCAGGCCACCGCCGACGGCAAATTCATCAACGACTCCGGCCTGCCGCAGGACGGCGAGGAAGGCGGCGATGCCGATACCCAGCTGTACGACAAGGCGGTGCGCATCGTCACCGAGACGCGGCGCGCATCGATCTCCGGCGTGCAGCGCCACCTGCGCATCGGCTATAACCGCGCCGCCCGCCTGATCGAACAGATGGAGCAGGACGGCGTGGTGAGCGCCCCGCAGCACAATGGCAACCGCGAGGTGCTGGCGCCGCCGCCGCCGAAGTGA
- the trxB gene encoding thioredoxin-disulfide reductase, which produces MSTPKHSRLLILGSGPAGYTAAVYAARANLKPTLVTGLQQGGQLMTTTDVENWPGDKAVQGPELMTRLAEHAEHFKTEMVFDHIHSADLSQRPFRLKGDSGEYTADALIIATGATAKYLGIESEQHFKGKGVSACATCDGFFFREQEVVVVGGGNTAVEEALYLSNLCSKVTLVHRRDKLRAEKIMQDKLFEKAAAGKIELVWNHTIDEVLGDTSGVTGVRVKDVNSGATRDIQATGFFVAIGHTPNTGIFEGQLDMQDGYLKIRSGQNGLATMTSVPGVFAAGDVADHVYRQAITSAGFGCMAALDAERWLDQQTPA; this is translated from the coding sequence ATGAGCACCCCCAAGCACAGCCGCCTGCTGATCCTCGGCTCCGGCCCCGCCGGCTACACCGCGGCCGTGTACGCGGCCCGCGCGAACCTCAAGCCGACTCTGGTCACCGGCCTGCAACAGGGCGGCCAGCTCATGACCACTACCGACGTGGAGAACTGGCCTGGCGACAAGGCTGTGCAGGGCCCGGAACTGATGACGCGCCTGGCCGAGCACGCCGAGCACTTCAAGACCGAGATGGTGTTTGACCACATCCATAGCGCCGACCTGAGCCAGCGCCCGTTCCGCCTCAAGGGCGACTCCGGCGAATACACCGCTGACGCGCTGATCATCGCCACGGGCGCCACCGCCAAATACCTCGGCATCGAGAGCGAGCAGCATTTCAAGGGCAAGGGCGTCTCCGCCTGCGCCACCTGCGACGGCTTCTTCTTCCGCGAGCAGGAAGTGGTGGTGGTCGGCGGCGGCAACACCGCCGTGGAAGAGGCGCTGTACCTGTCCAACCTGTGCAGCAAGGTCACCCTGGTGCACCGCCGCGACAAGCTGCGCGCCGAAAAGATCATGCAGGACAAGCTGTTCGAGAAGGCCGCCGCCGGCAAGATCGAGCTGGTGTGGAACCACACCATCGACGAGGTGCTGGGCGACACCAGCGGCGTCACCGGCGTGCGCGTGAAGGACGTCAACTCCGGCGCCACCCGCGACATCCAGGCCACCGGCTTCTTCGTCGCCATCGGCCACACGCCCAACACCGGCATCTTCGAAGGCCAGCTGGACATGCAGGACGGTTACCTGAAGATCCGCAGCGGCCAGAACGGCCTCGCCACCATGACTTCGGTGCCGGGCGTGTTCGCTGCCGGCGACGTGGCCGACCACGTCTACCGCCAGGCCATCACCTCCGCCGGCTTCGGCTGCATGGCCGCGCTGGACGCCGAGCGCTGGCTGGACCAGCAGACCCCGGCCTGA
- a CDS encoding DsbA family protein produces the protein MSTPLATLHYIHDPLCGWCYGAQPLVSAAVAMLGDRLALRLHGGALFAEPQELTPSMAEHIVRADERIEQISGQPFGDAYTEGLLAEQSTVLYSLPPIAAILAAESLHPEAAYPMLAAIQNAHYQRGLRVVEHDVLTELAEEIGLPGTRFAEALESALAHDVIEHVQASRRLLGDVGGQGFPTLVLEIGGAMQLLTHHQDFGRPDAFVERIAARLPAVH, from the coding sequence ATGAGCACTCCGCTGGCCACGCTGCACTACATCCACGACCCGCTGTGCGGCTGGTGCTACGGCGCCCAGCCGCTGGTGAGCGCCGCGGTCGCCATGCTCGGCGACCGTCTCGCGCTGCGCCTGCACGGCGGCGCCCTGTTCGCCGAGCCGCAGGAACTGACCCCGTCGATGGCCGAGCACATCGTCCGCGCGGACGAGCGCATCGAGCAGATCAGCGGACAGCCGTTCGGCGACGCCTACACCGAGGGCCTGCTCGCCGAGCAGAGCACCGTGCTGTATTCGCTGCCGCCGATCGCGGCCATCCTCGCCGCCGAATCGCTGCATCCCGAGGCCGCCTACCCCATGCTGGCGGCGATCCAGAACGCGCACTACCAGCGCGGCCTGCGCGTGGTGGAACACGACGTGCTAACCGAGCTGGCCGAGGAGATCGGCTTGCCCGGCACGCGCTTCGCCGAGGCGCTCGAAAGCGCGCTCGCGCACGACGTGATCGAACACGTCCAGGCCAGCCGTCGCCTGCTGGGCGACGTCGGCGGCCAGGGCTTCCCCACCCTGGTGCTGGAAATCGGCGGCGCGATGCAGCTGCTGACGCACCACCAGGACTTCGGCCGGCCCGATGCCTTCGTCGAACGCATCGCGGCCCGCCTGCCGGCGGTCCACTGA